A window of the Halorussus pelagicus genome harbors these coding sequences:
- a CDS encoding universal stress protein has product MERALAVVDAEESTKALVREAGEIAAAVDAELVLLHVTTNDEYEKTRQTMESIPTDATGYSAEKAREGAENFAADVGREVLEGIDVEWDAVGALGDEQSEILDAAEERDCDHLFIAGEKRSPTGKALFGDLTQSIILNFGGPVTVVTE; this is encoded by the coding sequence ATGGAACGCGCACTCGCCGTCGTTGATGCCGAGGAGTCCACGAAGGCGTTGGTCCGCGAGGCGGGGGAAATCGCCGCCGCCGTGGACGCCGAACTGGTATTGCTCCACGTCACGACCAACGACGAGTACGAGAAGACCCGCCAAACGATGGAGTCGATTCCGACCGACGCAACCGGCTACTCCGCCGAGAAGGCCCGCGAAGGAGCCGAGAACTTCGCGGCCGACGTGGGCCGCGAGGTGCTGGAGGGCATCGATGTCGAGTGGGACGCGGTCGGCGCGCTCGGCGACGAGCAGAGCGAAATCCTCGACGCCGCCGAGGAACGCGACTGCGACCACCTGTTTATCGCGGGCGAGAAGCGCTCGCCCACCGGCAAGGCGCTGTTCGGCGACCTGACCCAGTCGATTATCCTCAACTTCGGTGGCCCGGTGACGGTCGTGACGGAGTAG
- a CDS encoding alkaline phosphatase D family protein: MSERQRTRRDVLKAASAATLGTTLSALAAADATVPRLVPDSLDGTDGFEINREQARSVFPHSVASGGPTPSGVLLWTRLDPDAYSEETRLGVEVAESEAFENAVYRGEVPAERVGPDRDYTATVDVDGELSADRRYAYRFVYDGAASEVGWCRTLPKPGASPDSLSLAVASCNHYLHGYFGAFARIADEDVDFLVHLGDFIYEEGGDGVGDRSLDLPTGNEKAHGLADFRYLYRRYRSDQLLRRALRNHTLIHTWDDHEIVGDRWWDYDADAPATEKHPRGDDPEFMRQLYVSGIRAYTEYVPVRARYEPSGEELAPDAIRENFRLYRSFEFGDLADLFVTDERLYRSNPPGADEKTVAVPVETAVEDPGRTMLGEDQWRWLTEGVTDSNARWKLWGNEVLATAFRFLEDGRITVNADAWDGYRTERERVLSSLADADAENVVALTGDMHSYLAGYLLTSYELTAEGSGRGDGEGDRGERVGVEFMAPAVSSDNLVASGQLPDTGTDTLVSALRAENPHVEWFDSSHWGYAVVDVTREELTYSAYAVDRSVDAADASKRLLRRYRVPAGSVEMERVDDGDGEDDRDGAVGESDDG, from the coding sequence GTGTCAGAGCGACAGAGGACGCGGCGCGACGTGTTGAAAGCGGCGAGCGCGGCCACGCTCGGGACCACGCTGTCGGCGCTCGCTGCGGCCGACGCCACGGTCCCGCGACTCGTTCCGGACTCGCTCGACGGAACCGACGGCTTCGAAATCAACCGCGAGCAGGCGCGGTCGGTCTTTCCCCACTCGGTCGCCAGCGGTGGGCCGACACCAAGCGGCGTCCTGCTCTGGACGCGACTCGACCCCGACGCGTACTCGGAGGAGACGAGACTCGGCGTCGAAGTCGCCGAGAGCGAGGCGTTCGAAAACGCCGTCTACCGCGGCGAAGTCCCGGCCGAGCGGGTCGGCCCGGACCGCGATTACACCGCGACGGTGGACGTGGACGGCGAGTTGAGCGCGGACAGGCGCTACGCCTACCGATTCGTCTACGACGGCGCGGCCAGCGAAGTCGGGTGGTGTCGGACGCTCCCGAAACCGGGCGCGAGTCCCGACTCGCTCAGTCTCGCGGTGGCCTCGTGCAACCACTACCTCCACGGCTACTTCGGCGCGTTCGCCCGCATCGCCGACGAGGACGTTGACTTTCTGGTCCACCTCGGAGACTTCATTTATGAGGAGGGCGGCGACGGCGTCGGCGACCGGTCGCTCGACCTCCCGACCGGAAACGAGAAGGCCCACGGACTCGCCGACTTCCGGTATCTCTACCGGCGGTATCGCTCAGACCAACTGCTCCGGCGCGCGCTCCGCAATCACACCCTAATTCACACCTGGGACGACCACGAAATCGTCGGCGACAGGTGGTGGGACTACGACGCCGACGCGCCAGCGACCGAGAAACACCCGCGCGGCGACGACCCGGAGTTCATGCGCCAGTTGTACGTCAGCGGGATTCGGGCCTACACCGAGTACGTCCCGGTCCGAGCACGATACGAACCGTCCGGCGAAGAACTCGCTCCCGACGCCATCCGGGAGAACTTCCGGCTCTATCGGTCGTTCGAGTTCGGCGACCTCGCGGACCTGTTCGTGACCGACGAGCGACTGTACCGCTCGAACCCGCCGGGCGCGGACGAGAAGACCGTCGCCGTGCCGGTCGAAACCGCCGTCGAGGACCCCGGCCGGACGATGCTCGGCGAGGACCAGTGGCGGTGGCTCACGGAGGGCGTGACCGACTCGAACGCCCGGTGGAAACTCTGGGGCAACGAGGTGCTGGCGACCGCGTTCCGGTTTCTTGAGGACGGGCGCATCACGGTCAACGCCGACGCGTGGGACGGCTATCGAACCGAGCGCGAGCGCGTCCTGTCGAGTCTCGCGGACGCCGACGCCGAGAACGTCGTCGCGCTGACCGGCGACATGCACAGCTATCTCGCGGGCTATCTGCTGACTAGCTACGAGTTGACTGCGGAGGGGAGCGGCAGGGGCGACGGAGAGGGAGACCGCGGCGAGCGCGTCGGCGTCGAGTTCATGGCTCCCGCAGTCAGTAGCGACAACCTCGTGGCGAGCGGGCAGTTGCCCGACACGGGAACCGACACGCTCGTCAGCGCGCTCCGGGCGGAGAACCCGCACGTCGAGTGGTTCGACAGCAGTCACTGGGGCTACGCCGTCGTGGACGTGACCCGAGAGGAACTGACGTACTCGGCCTACGCCGTTGACCGAAGCGTGGACGCCGCCGACGCGTCCAAGCGACTCCTCCGGCGATATCGCGTGCCCGCGGGGTCGGTCGAGATGGAGCGAGTAGATGATGGAGACGGCGAGGATGATCGGGACGGCGCAGTCGGCGAGAGCGACGACGGGTAA
- a CDS encoding DUF7557 family protein — protein MPDYKNIKIYEETHERLKSHGNMDESFDDLINRILDDWEEDKTTDE, from the coding sequence ATGCCGGACTACAAAAACATCAAAATATACGAAGAAACCCACGAGCGCCTCAAATCTCACGGGAATATGGACGAGTCTTTCGATGACCTCATTAATCGTATTCTCGACGACTGGGAAGAAGACAAGACGACTGACGAATGA
- a CDS encoding HsdM family class I SAM-dependent methyltransferase, translated as MSTPVTLETTIEAAAKKIYQQLDEGVPPEIHSEVDEWCELQGLDRLDEPLVVVARQAAFNVLLKATIYEQYHQCDRLPELDSNLREAFQTAEETTDDPAFGEYVLDEVAWTVERTELADLVEARYRLIAVDEPAEEIGGLFESLTPQESRRKLGQFRTPTAIADLMAAWITPTGDEQVLDPGMGAGALSTATYRQKRSKSDSVTLDEIHGADLNELALVMGATSLHLLDPGGPHNLRAGDFLNLTPDDLDREVDGVISNPPYTRHHELSGEYKTQINSQVEAELGRDVSALSTMYAYFYYHAAKFLKPDGRASFITPSEFLETGYGESLKQYLIDEYDIKALVLFDRDESSVFDEAMTTSLVSFLERESDGGSDELTRFIRVDDYPGKEVLSNAITDSIEGKTEWGFVNVVQQDQLEAEDKWTELFDPLDIETGQLTPLTELATVNRGIATGANSYFCLTQEDVEEWELEEEYLSPLIRNSRSVPYLDYQEEDWNRQRKEGDEVWLLYHLEDLDWDWTEYQKQRETEGNARLSEYTGDTSVEENPNPHSNPNVVEYLKYGVSDDVQADDSYLAQNRNPWYVVDRRDPAPILVTYMSRGGCRFILNETCARSLNNLHAIYEDVNLEDSELKALLAYLNSGFADEVVRRSGRTYSTGMDKIEPNELETVPVLDPRELDPETVTDLAQLFDHLRESARSGESDPESVVAEIDAYLEQILR; from the coding sequence ATGAGTACCCCCGTCACCCTCGAAACGACTATCGAGGCTGCTGCCAAGAAGATCTACCAGCAACTCGATGAAGGGGTCCCTCCGGAAATCCACAGCGAGGTAGATGAGTGGTGCGAGCTACAAGGGCTTGACCGTCTTGACGAGCCGCTAGTGGTCGTCGCTCGTCAAGCAGCGTTCAACGTGCTGCTGAAGGCTACTATATACGAACAGTACCACCAGTGTGATCGCCTCCCCGAATTAGATTCGAACCTCAGAGAGGCGTTCCAAACTGCGGAAGAAACGACGGATGACCCGGCGTTCGGCGAGTACGTTCTAGACGAAGTCGCTTGGACTGTAGAGCGCACTGAACTTGCCGACTTGGTCGAGGCTCGATACCGGCTAATAGCCGTCGATGAACCTGCAGAGGAAATTGGCGGCCTCTTCGAATCGCTAACTCCGCAGGAGTCCCGAAGGAAGTTAGGCCAATTTCGGACGCCGACGGCGATTGCGGACCTGATGGCAGCGTGGATTACACCGACAGGTGATGAACAGGTACTTGATCCAGGGATGGGTGCCGGAGCACTATCTACAGCGACCTACCGACAAAAGCGAAGCAAATCCGATTCGGTGACGCTTGACGAAATTCATGGCGCGGACCTGAACGAACTGGCGCTCGTAATGGGTGCCACCTCGCTACACCTACTTGATCCAGGTGGCCCTCATAATCTCCGTGCTGGCGACTTTCTGAATCTTACACCGGACGATTTGGACCGAGAAGTCGACGGCGTCATTTCAAATCCACCGTACACGCGTCATCACGAACTATCTGGCGAGTACAAGACCCAAATCAACTCACAGGTCGAAGCGGAACTCGGGCGAGATGTGAGTGCGTTGTCGACGATGTACGCGTACTTCTACTACCACGCAGCCAAGTTCCTGAAACCGGATGGTCGTGCCTCGTTTATCACTCCGAGCGAATTTCTGGAAACGGGGTACGGAGAGTCGCTGAAACAGTATTTAATAGACGAGTACGACATCAAAGCACTCGTTCTGTTCGACCGAGACGAGAGTTCGGTATTCGATGAAGCGATGACGACGAGTCTCGTGAGTTTCCTCGAACGGGAGAGCGATGGAGGGTCCGACGAATTGACGCGGTTCATCCGCGTCGATGACTACCCCGGAAAAGAGGTATTGTCGAACGCGATTACAGATAGCATTGAAGGCAAAACTGAGTGGGGGTTCGTGAATGTCGTACAGCAAGACCAATTGGAGGCTGAGGACAAGTGGACTGAGTTATTTGATCCGCTAGATATCGAAACGGGCCAGTTGACACCGTTGACGGAACTCGCAACGGTGAATCGTGGGATTGCCACGGGAGCGAACTCCTACTTCTGCTTGACTCAGGAAGATGTTGAGGAATGGGAACTCGAAGAAGAGTATCTGTCACCACTAATCCGGAACTCCCGGAGCGTTCCGTATTTAGACTACCAGGAAGAAGACTGGAACCGCCAACGCAAGGAGGGTGATGAAGTCTGGTTGTTGTACCATCTCGAAGATCTCGATTGGGATTGGACAGAGTATCAGAAACAGCGAGAGACAGAGGGAAACGCTCGTCTAAGCGAATACACGGGCGATACCTCGGTAGAAGAGAATCCGAACCCGCACTCGAACCCGAACGTCGTCGAGTATCTAAAGTACGGGGTAAGCGACGACGTGCAGGCTGACGACAGCTACTTAGCGCAAAACCGTAATCCGTGGTATGTCGTTGACCGTCGTGATCCAGCACCGATTCTCGTGACGTATATGTCTCGTGGCGGATGCCGATTTATCCTGAACGAAACCTGTGCAAGAAGCCTGAATAACTTACATGCAATCTACGAAGATGTGAATCTGGAAGATTCTGAGTTGAAGGCGTTGTTAGCGTACTTGAATAGTGGATTTGCCGACGAGGTCGTGCGACGGAGCGGTCGAACCTACAGTACGGGGATGGATAAAATCGAACCAAATGAACTCGAAACCGTTCCGGTGCTTGACCCTCGTGAACTAGACCCTGAAACAGTTACAGACCTCGCTCAGTTATTTGATCATCTTCGAGAATCTGCTCGAAGTGGCGAGTCCGACCCCGAATCGGTAGTTGCTGAGATTGACGCCTACTTAGAGCAGATTCTCCGATAG
- a CDS encoding XamI family restriction endonuclease: protein MTDPVEEVRWTDAELDKHRQIAENNFIEQRMEQGVEDYLEVYHQKESAVRKFFERTDDLRNLSGDLFVRNPDFTTPARHVTAPPISQDDLDTIVGENISKRKTIPRDAADEGVWVIEQLIDPERFPWIEDERPPTDEEREIAIKATAGIWAVKRTQTNRRNDPAQEQEEHILETLKSAGLREKSITRIQSREELDQLPAGCVAHQVYVRSSEADITVRLQDGRLLAIEGKVSNSSLNSIKRLIHEVGDKASNWREEFGDNVVPAAVLSGVYDRKHLKEAQNDRDILIFWEHNLDSLVNFVEQTT, encoded by the coding sequence ATGACGGATCCTGTTGAAGAAGTACGATGGACAGACGCTGAACTAGATAAGCATCGTCAGATTGCTGAAAATAATTTCATCGAACAGCGAATGGAACAGGGTGTAGAAGACTATCTTGAGGTCTATCATCAAAAAGAATCTGCTGTGCGTAAGTTCTTCGAGCGAACGGACGATCTACGGAACTTATCCGGTGACCTCTTCGTTCGGAACCCGGACTTCACTACGCCTGCTCGTCACGTTACTGCACCACCGATTAGTCAAGACGACCTTGATACTATCGTTGGTGAAAATATTTCAAAGCGAAAGACCATCCCACGCGACGCGGCTGATGAGGGAGTATGGGTCATTGAACAACTGATTGACCCTGAACGGTTCCCCTGGATCGAAGACGAGAGACCCCCGACAGACGAAGAACGGGAGATTGCAATCAAAGCAACTGCTGGCATTTGGGCAGTTAAACGAACGCAGACGAATCGTAGAAATGACCCCGCACAAGAACAGGAAGAGCACATCTTGGAGACGTTGAAATCCGCTGGGCTACGAGAGAAAAGCATTACGCGAATTCAGTCACGAGAGGAACTGGATCAACTTCCGGCAGGGTGTGTTGCACACCAAGTCTATGTACGGAGTTCAGAGGCAGATATCACGGTGAGGCTACAGGACGGACGTCTTCTAGCAATCGAAGGGAAAGTGTCTAACAGTAGCCTGAATAGCATCAAGAGATTGATTCACGAAGTTGGTGACAAAGCGAGTAATTGGAGAGAAGAATTCGGCGATAATGTCGTCCCAGCTGCTGTACTTTCAGGTGTTTACGACCGAAAACACCTGAAGGAAGCCCAAAACGACCGAGATATCCTCATCTTCTGGGAGCATAATCTAGATTCACTCGTCAATTTCGTGGAACAGACCACATAG
- a CDS encoding DUF7503 family protein — translation MAKTENLTEWLVNNPKLMGALWAMMILLSQVGNVVAQGAGSRIGP, via the coding sequence ATGGCAAAAACCGAAAACCTCACCGAATGGCTCGTGAACAACCCGAAGCTGATGGGCGCGCTCTGGGCGATGATGATTCTACTGTCACAGGTCGGAAATGTGGTTGCCCAAGGAGCAGGCTCACGAATCGGACCTTAA
- a CDS encoding FAD-dependent oxidoreductase has protein sequence METTALVIGGGATGTGIARDLALRGVNVTLVERGGLTGGTSGRSHGLLHSGARYAESDPVGAEECIEENRILTDIAGECIRDTGGLFVQLADDDPAYFEEKRDACEAIGIPTQTLDAEAASAAVPDLAADVERAMEVPDAVVYPSRLVAANAADARDHGATIHPHAPVEGITVADGRITAVQVGGTVDAQIEPDYVVNAAGAWAGQVAGMAGVSVEMRPTRGVMVSVEYDRLGPVLNRCRAPDDGDIVVPHDSEVVLGTTSVGVEDPDDYSTEEWELSETVAECAAMLPPVADAPTVRTWWGVRPLYGPDEDERGGRGISRGFFRLDHTDDGIENFVSVVGGKLTTYRRMAEATADHVCDRLNVNAECLTADRRLPGADDPDRLDAFVAEFDGQGVTDADVVAPPESPNSSTPSER, from the coding sequence ATGGAGACGACTGCGCTCGTCATCGGCGGCGGTGCGACCGGGACCGGAATCGCCCGCGACCTCGCGCTTCGCGGGGTAAACGTCACGCTCGTCGAGAGGGGCGGTCTCACCGGCGGAACCTCCGGTCGGTCCCACGGCCTGTTACACAGCGGGGCGCGCTACGCCGAGTCCGACCCGGTCGGGGCCGAGGAGTGCATCGAGGAGAACCGCATTCTCACCGATATCGCCGGAGAGTGTATCCGCGACACCGGCGGGTTGTTCGTCCAACTCGCCGACGACGACCCCGCGTACTTCGAGGAGAAGCGCGACGCCTGCGAGGCAATCGGGATTCCGACCCAGACCCTCGACGCCGAAGCCGCCAGCGCGGCCGTCCCGGACCTCGCGGCGGACGTGGAACGGGCGATGGAGGTTCCCGACGCCGTGGTCTACCCCTCCAGACTGGTCGCGGCCAACGCGGCCGACGCCCGCGACCACGGGGCGACGATTCACCCGCACGCCCCCGTCGAAGGAATTACCGTCGCCGACGGGCGCATCACCGCGGTGCAGGTCGGCGGGACCGTGGACGCCCAAATCGAACCGGACTACGTCGTTAACGCGGCGGGAGCGTGGGCCGGACAAGTCGCCGGGATGGCCGGTGTCAGCGTCGAGATGCGACCGACGCGGGGAGTGATGGTATCCGTCGAGTACGACCGTCTCGGCCCGGTTCTGAACCGGTGTCGCGCACCGGACGACGGCGACATCGTCGTGCCCCACGACTCGGAGGTCGTTCTCGGAACCACCAGCGTCGGCGTCGAAGACCCCGACGACTACTCGACCGAGGAGTGGGAACTCTCGGAGACCGTCGCGGAGTGTGCCGCCATGCTCCCGCCGGTCGCCGACGCGCCGACGGTTCGCACTTGGTGGGGCGTCAGGCCGCTGTACGGGCCAGACGAGGACGAGCGAGGCGGCCGAGGTATCTCCCGCGGGTTCTTCCGGTTAGACCACACTGACGACGGCATCGAGAACTTCGTGAGCGTCGTCGGCGGGAAACTGACCACGTACCGGCGGATGGCGGAGGCGACCGCGGACCACGTCTGCGACCGGTTGAACGTCAACGCAGAGTGCCTGACGGCGGACCGGCGACTTCCGGGTGCGGACGACCCCGACCGACTCGACGCGTTCGTCGCCGAGTTCGACGGGCAGGGCGTGACCGACGCCGACGTGGTCGCCCCGCCCGAGTCGCCCAACTCGTCTACCCCGTCAGAGCGGTGA
- a CDS encoding DUF7504 family protein — MVIAMTTDRSTPRGADDGPPDREVTAFRNVLNELKATGCTLLVVGDAPQEVFTRASSQLLGDPEMLRYRVLAVTDATTQSVTERLPDAETVPRPLAETTRLLNHAGTPRSVTTESAAQSDLAEIRETCVADPHLRGLQSGLTEAIRDVAHHSGGLDPADLRVGIDSLTPLVEHHGESVVRRCLDMVGGHVRDNNGMAHYVLPSDYDTERVQSLVPAVDAAIELRTANADEHDAQQRWHVPDRGLRTDWTPL, encoded by the coding sequence ATGGTAATAGCCATGACGACGGACCGCTCCACTCCACGAGGGGCCGACGACGGGCCGCCCGACCGCGAAGTGACCGCGTTCCGAAACGTGTTGAACGAGTTGAAAGCGACCGGCTGTACCCTGCTGGTGGTCGGGGACGCGCCCCAAGAGGTGTTCACCCGCGCGAGCAGTCAGCTACTGGGCGACCCCGAGATGCTTCGCTACCGGGTGCTTGCGGTCACGGACGCCACGACCCAGAGCGTCACCGAGCGACTACCCGACGCCGAGACGGTCCCGCGGCCGCTGGCCGAGACGACGCGCCTGTTGAACCACGCGGGCACGCCGCGGTCGGTCACCACCGAGAGCGCCGCACAGTCCGACCTCGCAGAGATTCGGGAAACCTGCGTGGCCGACCCGCACCTGCGCGGTCTCCAGTCGGGACTCACGGAGGCGATTCGGGACGTGGCGCACCACTCCGGGGGACTGGACCCCGCGGACCTCCGGGTCGGCATCGACTCGCTCACGCCGCTGGTCGAGCATCACGGCGAGAGCGTGGTCCGACGCTGTCTCGACATGGTCGGCGGTCACGTCCGGGACAACAATGGGATGGCCCATTACGTCCTCCCCAGCGACTACGACACCGAGCGCGTCCAGTCGCTCGTTCCAGCCGTCGATGCGGCCATCGAACTCCGAACGGCCAACGCTGACGAGCACGACGCACAGCAACGGTGGCACGTTCCCGACCGAGGTCTCAGAACTGATTGGACCCCGCTGTAG
- a CDS encoding helix-turn-helix transcriptional regulator: MRSGPADLQKCLRTRSHFLARLRHPRQKCELADDLEESRSTIDRALRELETAGFVERADRGYQTTLTGELAFETYRRYVARLDGLLAARDALVPLPTDAALDGALFEDATVSLPTQCSPHAPVESFEALLRDADHVRVFATAVIPAYVDIFHEQVVEEEMTAEVVSAEGVLDWILSRREDQLVAIAGSDGVTLSESSADRAFSLVVAECEDASESEASDNGGASEKNDDASAGTPADASARPPEAARTSPDAPETPTDDLVHTSNASASERPRASDADRSRKTRDPHHPTKRVGTMIYDEGRLAGFVHTDARAAVAWGEAVFDRLADDATQLGAAVES; encoded by the coding sequence ATGCGCTCCGGTCCCGCTGACCTTCAGAAGTGCCTTCGCACGCGAAGCCACTTTCTGGCTCGTCTCCGCCACCCTCGCCAGAAATGCGAACTGGCCGACGACCTCGAGGAATCGCGCTCGACCATCGACCGCGCGCTCCGCGAACTCGAAACCGCCGGGTTCGTCGAGCGCGCCGACCGCGGCTATCAGACGACGCTGACCGGCGAACTCGCGTTCGAGACGTATCGGCGGTACGTCGCGCGACTCGACGGACTCCTCGCCGCCAGAGACGCGCTCGTGCCCCTGCCCACCGACGCGGCGCTCGACGGCGCGCTCTTCGAGGATGCGACCGTCTCGCTCCCGACGCAGTGTTCGCCCCACGCCCCCGTCGAGTCGTTCGAGGCGCTCCTCCGTGACGCCGACCACGTCCGCGTGTTCGCCACGGCGGTCATCCCGGCGTACGTTGACATCTTCCACGAGCAAGTCGTCGAGGAGGAGATGACCGCCGAGGTCGTCTCCGCGGAGGGCGTCCTCGACTGGATACTCTCTCGCCGGGAGGACCAACTGGTCGCCATCGCCGGGAGCGACGGCGTCACGCTCTCGGAGAGCAGCGCCGACCGGGCCTTCAGCCTCGTGGTCGCCGAGTGCGAGGACGCGAGCGAGAGCGAAGCGTCCGACAATGGCGGCGCGTCCGAGAAGAATGACGATGCGTCCGCGGGCACGCCCGCGGATGCGTCCGCTCGACCGCCTGAAGCAGCGCGAACGTCTCCGGACGCGCCCGAAACGCCAACCGACGACCTCGTACACACGTCCAACGCCTCCGCGTCCGAGCGCCCGCGCGCGAGCGACGCCGACCGCTCGCGCAAGACCCGTGACCCCCATCACCCGACGAAGCGCGTCGGGACGATGATCTACGACGAGGGGCGACTGGCGGGGTTCGTTCACACCGACGCCCGCGCGGCGGTCGCGTGGGGCGAGGCGGTCTTCGACCGCCTCGCCGACGACGCGACGCAGTTGGGCGCGGCCGTCGAGAGTTGA
- a CDS encoding ABC transporter substrate-binding protein, with translation MSEKSNMSRRSFLKATGGAASAVAVTGTVAGQETTTGQDGGQDGGAEGTLNLINTGTMSTLDPIKATDTASGTVIQQMFDALMNYPDGAIAVETQLAQGYERSDDLTTYTFNLKQGAQFHEDYGEVTAQDLIYSWERLAASEESRRAYFILDSIGVAHETDGDGNYQPGTLALEAVDDYTLRVTLEEPFHATLPILAYTSFAALPEGILGDIQGYDGEMEYQTFATENPIGAGPFQFETWQPNDQAEVSRFEDYHGQAAQVEAVNWRIIEDDNAIYTYAMNRNADYFPIPTPFYDPNKVSVENTDDQGREIGTYGPVRNGATVNYLAVATINAFYIGFNTDQVEKPARQAAAYAMNQGQVIDQIFKGRGEAAYHFTPPNIYPGGPDAYNQHAQQNYPYGYNQTQIQQARQVMEEAGYGPDNQYQFTFTIYSGSDTWQQTAQLLRDQLASAHISMNVESAPFSTLLQRGREGNLQAYSLGWVMDWPAPDNFLQLLNPPQTDTSQDAPISYVNWSDTEAAQRATSAYEQVQDNPAPTDEAEAARNESYIQMEEANWEDVVFLPVYHETDERFWYGNLDISAFGAAGPSRQMYNTTNID, from the coding sequence ATGTCCGAGAAATCCAACATGTCTCGGCGGTCGTTCCTGAAAGCGACCGGTGGGGCGGCATCGGCTGTCGCGGTTACGGGGACAGTGGCGGGTCAAGAGACGACGACGGGCCAAGACGGCGGGCAGGACGGCGGCGCAGAGGGGACACTCAATCTCATCAACACCGGGACGATGAGTACGCTCGACCCCATCAAGGCGACTGACACCGCCTCGGGGACGGTCATCCAGCAGATGTTCGACGCGCTGATGAACTATCCGGACGGCGCGATAGCGGTCGAGACCCAACTCGCGCAGGGGTACGAGCGGTCCGACGACCTCACGACGTACACGTTCAACCTCAAGCAGGGCGCGCAGTTCCACGAGGACTACGGCGAGGTCACCGCGCAGGACCTCATCTACTCGTGGGAGCGGTTGGCCGCTTCCGAGGAGTCTCGACGGGCGTACTTCATCCTCGACTCCATCGGCGTCGCCCACGAAACTGACGGCGACGGTAACTACCAGCCGGGAACACTCGCCCTCGAAGCGGTTGATGACTACACGCTCCGGGTGACGCTCGAAGAACCGTTCCACGCTACGCTCCCGATACTGGCGTACACGTCGTTCGCGGCGCTTCCGGAGGGAATCCTCGGAGACATTCAGGGCTACGATGGCGAGATGGAGTACCAGACCTTCGCCACTGAGAACCCAATCGGTGCCGGGCCGTTCCAGTTCGAAACGTGGCAGCCCAACGACCAAGCGGAGGTTTCGCGGTTCGAGGACTATCACGGGCAGGCCGCGCAGGTGGAGGCGGTCAACTGGCGCATCATCGAGGACGACAACGCCATCTACACTTACGCGATGAATCGGAACGCGGACTACTTCCCGATTCCGACGCCGTTCTACGACCCGAATAAGGTCAGCGTCGAGAACACCGACGATCAGGGCCGCGAGATAGGGACCTACGGGCCGGTCCGGAACGGCGCGACGGTGAACTACCTCGCGGTAGCGACCATCAACGCGTTTTACATCGGCTTCAACACGGATCAGGTCGAGAAACCCGCGCGGCAGGCCGCCGCGTACGCGATGAACCAAGGGCAGGTCATCGACCAGATTTTCAAGGGTCGTGGAGAGGCCGCGTATCATTTCACGCCGCCGAACATCTACCCCGGCGGCCCGGACGCCTACAACCAGCACGCCCAGCAGAACTACCCGTACGGCTACAACCAGACCCAGATCCAGCAGGCCCGACAGGTGATGGAGGAGGCGGGCTACGGCCCGGACAACCAGTACCAGTTTACCTTCACCATCTACTCTGGGTCAGATACGTGGCAACAGACTGCACAGCTCTTGCGCGACCAGTTGGCCAGCGCGCACATCTCGATGAACGTCGAGAGCGCACCGTTCTCGACCCTGCTCCAGCGGGGCCGCGAGGGGAACCTACAGGCCTACTCGCTCGGGTGGGTCATGGACTGGCCCGCGCCTGACAACTTCCTGCAACTGCTCAACCCGCCACAGACCGACACCTCGCAGGACGCGCCCATCTCCTACGTCAACTGGTCGGACACCGAGGCGGCCCAGCGCGCGACCAGCGCCTACGAGCAGGTTCAGGACAACCCCGCGCCGACCGACGAGGCCGAGGCGGCCCGCAACGAGTCGTACATCCAGATGGAGGAAGCTAACTGGGAGGACGTGGTGTTCCTGCCGGTTTATCACGAGACCGACGAGCGGTTCTGGTACGGCAACCTCGACATCTCGGCGTTCGGTGCCGCGGGACCGAGTCGCCAGATGTACAACACGACGAACATAGACTAA
- a CDS encoding DUF7521 family protein, with protein MTEYLTFVTSLVVALKTLTLSLGGLITFFAFKAYRRTDSPALRALALGFGVVTLGAFLAGIADQIVGIEREAVLIIESTLTAVGFGVITYSLYVE; from the coding sequence ATGACCGAATATCTGACCTTCGTAACGTCGCTGGTAGTGGCGCTCAAGACCCTCACGCTCTCGCTCGGCGGACTCATCACCTTCTTCGCGTTCAAGGCGTACCGCCGAACCGACTCCCCGGCGCTCCGGGCGCTCGCGCTCGGGTTCGGCGTCGTCACGCTCGGGGCGTTTCTGGCGGGCATCGCCGACCAAATCGTCGGCATCGAGCGCGAGGCGGTCCTCATCATCGAGAGCACGCTGACCGCGGTCGGATTCGGCGTCATCACCTACTCGCTGTACGTCGAGTAG